Proteins from a genomic interval of Proteiniborus ethanoligenes:
- a CDS encoding DUF1858 domain-containing protein — protein sequence MAINKDMLIGQLLREKPESVETLLRFGMGCVGCPSSQMESLEQAAMVHGIDLDKLMAELNK from the coding sequence ATGGCTATAAATAAAGATATGCTTATTGGACAGCTTTTAAGAGAAAAGCCAGAATCTGTTGAAACTCTTTTAAGATTTGGTATGGGATGCGTTGGATGTCCATCTTCTCAAATGGAATCTTTAGAACAAGCAGCTATGGTACATGGTATAGATCTTGATAAGTTAATGGCTGAATTAAACAAATAA
- a CDS encoding glutaredoxin family protein, with the protein MANVTIYTSNTUPHCTTAKQYLSEKGVSYTEKNIQTDPSARKELMQKGYMAVPVIIVNEEEMVGFDKARLEQIL; encoded by the coding sequence ATGGCAAATGTAACTATATACACAAGCAACACTTGACCACATTGTACAACTGCAAAGCAGTACCTTTCGGAGAAAGGCGTAAGCTATACTGAGAAAAATATTCAAACAGATCCTAGTGCAAGGAAAGAATTAATGCAGAAGGGATATATGGCAGTACCTGTAATTATAGTAAATGAAGAAGAAATGGTAGGCTTTGATAAAGCTAGACTAGAACAAATCCTATAA